The following are from one region of the Mus caroli chromosome 13, CAROLI_EIJ_v1.1, whole genome shotgun sequence genome:
- the Cdk20 gene encoding cyclin-dependent kinase 20 produces MDQYCILGRIGEGAHGIVFKAKHVETGEIVALKKVALRRLEDGIPNQALREIKALQEIEDSQYVVQLKAVFPHGAGFVLAFEFMLSDLAEVVRHAQRPLAPAQVKSYLQMLLKGVAFCHANNIVHRDLKPANLLISASGQLKIADFGLARVFSPDGGRLYTHQVATRWYRAPELLYGARQYDQGVDLWAVGCIMGELLNGSPLFPGENDIEQLCCVLRILGTPSPRVWPEITELPDYNKISFKEQAPVPLEEVLPDASPQALDLLGQFLLYPPRQRIAASQALLHQYFFTAPLPAHPSELPIPQRPGGPAPKAHPGPPHVHDFHVDRPLEESLLNPELIRPFIPEG; encoded by the exons ATGGACCAGTATTGCATCCTCGGTCGCATCGGGGAGGGCGCCCACGGCATCGTCTTCAAAGCCAAGCACGTAGAG ACTGGCGAGATCGTTGCCCTCAAGAAGGTGGCCTTGCGGCGGCTGGAGGATGGTATTCCTAACCAGGCCCTCAGAGAAATCAAAGCTCTGCAGGAGATTGAGGACAGTCAATAT GTGGTGCAGCTGAAGGCTGTGTTCCCACATGGTGCGGGCTTTGTGCTGGCTTTCGAATTTATGCTGTCGGACCTGGCAGAGGTGGTGCGCCATGCCCAGAGGCCCCTGGCCCCAGCACAGGTCAAGAGCTACCTGCAGATGCTGCTCAAAGGTGTTGCATTTTGCCATGCCAACAACATTGTACATCGG GACCTGAAGCCTGCTAACCTGCTCATCAGCGCCTCAGGCCAGCTCAAGATAGCTGACTTTGGCCTGGCCCGGGTCTTCTCTCCGGATGGTGGTCGCCTCTACACACATCAGGTGGCCACCAG gtggTACCGAGCTCCTGAACTCCTGTATGGTGCTCGGCAGTATGACCAGGGCGTTGACCTATG GGCTGTGGGCTGCATCATGGGAGAGCTGTTGAATGGGTCCCCCCTGTTCCCGGGAGAAAACGACATTGAACAACTGTGCTGTGTGCTTCGCATCCTGGGTACCCCGAGTCCTCGAGTCTGGCCG GAGATCACAGAGCTGCCTGACTACAACAAGATCTCCTTCAAGGAGCAGGCACCAGTGCCCCTGGAGGAGGTGCTACCTGATGCCTCTCCCCAGGCCTTGGACCTGCTGGGCCAGTTCCTCCTCTACCCTCCACGACAGCGTATTGCAGCCTCCCAG GCCCTTCTGCATCAGTACTTCTTCACAGCGCCTCTGCCTGCCCATCCATCCGAGCTGCCAATTCCTCAGCGCCCAGGGGGACCTGCACCCAAGGCTCACCCAGGGCCCCCCCATGTCCACGACTTCCATGTGGATCGACCTCTTGAGGAGTCACTGTTGAATCCAGAACTGATTCGGCCCTTCATCCCAGAGGGGTGA